A portion of the Lolium rigidum isolate FL_2022 chromosome 1, APGP_CSIRO_Lrig_0.1, whole genome shotgun sequence genome contains these proteins:
- the LOC124683925 gene encoding heavy metal-associated isoprenylated plant protein 27-like: MGFLEALAGLCGCPAPLTQRHLQKGRQLETVEMKVHIDCEGCESKIRKTLEAMDGVTGIDVVPRQNRVTVTGYVDAAKVMHRVARKTGKRVEPWPYVPYEAVAHPYAAGAYDRKAPAGYVRDVTANYGGGGAASASRPFSRASSTETRYTGAFSDENANAACAIM; the protein is encoded by the coding sequence ATGGGGTTCTTGGAAGCCCTGGCGGGGCTGTGCGGCTGCCCAGCGCCGCTCACGCAGCGGCACCTGCAGAAGGGGCGGCAGCTAGAGACGGTGGAGATGAAGGTCCACATCGACTGCGAGGGCTGCGAGAGCAAGATCCGCAAGACGCTGGAGGCCATGGACGGCGTCACCGGCATCGACGTGGTGCCCCGGCAGAACCGGGTCACTGTCACCGGCTACGTCGACGCGGCCAAGGTCATGCACCGCGTCGCGCGCAAGACCGGCAAGCGGGTGGAGCCGTGGCCGTACGTGCCCTACGAGGCCGTCGCGCACCCCTACGCGGCCGGCGCCTACGACAGGAAGGCGCCCGCCGGGTACGTCCGGGACGTCACGGCCAACTACGGCGGCGGGGGCGCCGCCTCCGCATCGCGGCCGTTCTCGCGCGCATCGTCCACCGAGACTAGGTACACCGGGGCCTTCTCCGACGAGAACGCCAACGCGGCGTGCGCCATCATGTAG